The sequence ATGTTTTGAATGATCATGCACAGTCAGTGGCTAGCAGCAGGAAAACTGCATCTTCCTCTACTAGCTCGGCTACCCGCAGGCGTGCTAAGGCCGAAGCGGCTAGAGCAAAATTGTTGTTTGCCCAGAAGGAGCTGGAACTCCAAAAGAAGAAGGCCCTTCTTGAAGAAGAGAACAAGATCGCACAAGCAAGGAATGAACGTTTGAAACAGGAATGTGAGGCTGAACTGAGAGTTCTCTCTGATGAAAAAGAAGCTGCAGCAGCTGACGCTGAAGCCAACTTTCTGGAGGCTGCAGAGGAAAATAGTGCCGCCAGGTCACGCAGAAGCATCTCGCCAAACTCCAAGCTGAAGAGAACTCAAGAGTACGTACAGAATCTCCACACTTGGGAAACACGTCAGAATGACACAGATAATAAACCTGATGAGAAACGTCAGCCTGATACCACTTCCGTTCACCCGCGTTTCAACCTCTCAGCTCAAGCCAAAGCGTTCGACCCGCATTTAAACCACCATGCCGCACCGAAGACATCAGCTGATGCAAGTGACCTCTCCAGATTCCTGCTGAAGAAAGAACTGATGCTATCGCGACTCACCCCCTTCAATGAAAAACCCGAGTCCTTTGCAGTGTGGCAAAACAGTTTCCGAGCGATCATGCTAGACCTGGATGCGACTCCACAAGAGGAGCTAGACCTTCTGGTCAAGTACCTTGGGCCAGAAACCAGCAGGTATGCCTTAAGCCTTCGAGCATCCAACGCTGCCAACCCCGAGCGAGGGCTTCGGACTCTTTGGGAGCGGCTAGAGGAGAGATATGGAGCCCCAGAAATTGTAGAGGCGTGCTTGAAAGCAAGGTTGCAGCAATTTCCACAACTCACGTACAAAGACGGGAAGAAGCTTTACGAGCTGTGCGACCTGCTAGACGAAATACAAAGCGCTCTTGAGAACCCAGCATTATCTCCCCTCTTTGCGATTTACAACTCGTCTACAGGAGTGAATGCGGTCATGAACAAACTTCCACGCGGCATCCAGCAAAGGTGGATTACTCAAGCCTTCAAGTACAAGACAGTACACAGTGTGCCATTCCCACCATTCTCCTACTTGGTGGATTTCGTGCGTACGCAAAGCAAAATTCTGAACGATCCTGCGTTCAACTTTCAGTCTGAGCCAGTCAAGCCGCACGAACAAAGGAACCCAAGGAATCAGCAAGCATTCGCCAGGAAAACGGACATTGACCAGAACGAAAACAAGCCCGAAGACAAGCCCCACGAGCCACCAGATAAGTGTCCCATTCACAAATCTCAGCACACCTTGGCGACCTGCAACGCTTTCAAAGCAAAATCGTGGAACGATCGTGTTGCACTTCTGAAGGAAAAGAAGATCTGTTACAAGTGCCTTTCTTCTACGAAACATATTGCCAAGAAATGTCCTGCCACCGTGAGCTGCGAAGAATGCAACAAGCCTGATCATTGTACTGCCATGCACCGTGGGGAGCGAAGGGAGTCACAAGCGCCATCAGATCATGGCGGGGAGGGTCGACGAGATAATAATGTAGAAAACAAATGCACAACCCTCTGCGATAGTATCAACGCCAATCGCTCCTGCGGCAAAATAGTGCAAGTAAGGATTTACTCAGCTGAGGCATCTACTAGGCCTACCACAGTCTACGCTGTAATTGATGACCAGAGTAACCGTTCTCTGGCTTCTCCTGCTCTCTTGGATCGTCTGGGTGTAGACCCTGAAGAGTATTCGTACACACTCACAAGCTGTTCTGGTACATACCCCATGACCGGGCGACGTGGACAAAACCTGACGGTGCAATCCCTCGACGGACAGACCACTTTGAAGTTACCTACGGTCATTGAGTGCGACAATATTCCGGACAATAGGTCTGAAATCCCCACAGATGATGTGGCTAAATGCCATTCCCACCTTCATTCAATTGTCGGTCAGATTCCTCCTCTTCGCAGTGATGTGCCTATAAGTCTGCTCATAGGACGTGACTTACCAGAGGCCCATCATGTCTTGGACCAGGTGACAGGTCCACCAATGT is a genomic window of Littorina saxatilis isolate snail1 unplaced genomic scaffold, US_GU_Lsax_2.0 scaffold_2086, whole genome shotgun sequence containing:
- the LOC138955582 gene encoding uncharacterized protein, which encodes MSVTEKSQLSVKQQDKELPDAGSAKQPKEVLSNTGGKPLIQEVKEADGDKDQETVRIRSLTEKGKEQYVETRDALLQKVNHPRDKIDELLDSQVVNKEHLYDALRKYECESQNYLEFLSRFRSEESVEDKQHFLSMYHLRVSRCQTVLNVLNDHAQSVASSRKTASSSTSSATRRRAKAEAARAKLLFAQKELELQKKKALLEEENKIAQARNERLKQECEAELRVLSDEKEAAAADAEANFLEAAEENSAARSRRSISPNSKLKRTQEYVQNLHTWETRQNDTDNKPDEKRQPDTTSVHPRFNLSAQAKAFDPHLNHHAAPKTSADASDLSRFLLKKELMLSRLTPFNEKPESFAVWQNSFRAIMLDLDATPQEELDLLVKYLGPETSRYALSLRASNAANPERGLRTLWERLEERYGAPEIVEACLKARLQQFPQLTYKDGKKLYELCDLLDEIQSALENPALSPLFAIYNSSTGVNAVMNKLPRGIQQRWITQAFKYKTVHSVPFPPFSYLVDFVRTQSKILNDPAFNFQSEPVKPHEQRNPRNQQAFARKTDIDQNENKPEDKPHEPPDKCPIHKSQHTLATCNAFKAKSWNDRVALLKEKKICYKCLSSTKHIAKKCPATVSCEECNKPDHCTAMHRGERRESQAPSDHGGEGRRDNNVENKCTTLCDSINANRSCGKIVQVRIYSAEASTRPTTVYAVIDDQSNRSLASPALLDRLGVDPEEYSYTLTSCSGTYPMTGRRGQNLTVQSLDGQTTLKLPTVIECDNIPDNRSEIPTDDVAKCHSHLHSIVGQIPPLRSDVPISLLIGRDLPEAHHVLDQVTGPPMSPFAQRLPLGWVIVGDVCLDGIHKPSSVRVIKTHVSHGSRESLFEPCQNNLKIAEADQLGTKVFERTKDDEIAGTSVEDRKFLDVMDSSFRKNDQGRWSAPLPFRNSEPIKFNNRRQAVHRAKTLHASMKKDLTKREHMFEFMKKIFETGSAEKAPPLEGDSRCWYLPFFGVYHPKKPDKIRGVFDSSAVYEGHSLNSMLLSGPDLTNNLIGILLRFRRDSCAVSVDIEQMFYQFFVDKNHRDYLRFFWYEDNDFHKPLTEFRMCVHVFGNSPSPAVASYGLRKTVASSAKDVKDFVGSDFYVDDGVTSLPESERVVSLIKRTQTELKEKGRIRLHKVASNDIEVLKPFQLKTFAQN